The following proteins are encoded in a genomic region of Drosophila willistoni isolate 14030-0811.24 chromosome 3R, UCI_dwil_1.1, whole genome shotgun sequence:
- the LOC111519438 gene encoding uncharacterized protein LOC111519438 — translation MKEIDANVYVALAMLPKLNHLRIRGQHEVGSLRHLFKNFANNSCGNLRNLVMDEAHMNPEETLALSGIESLRQLKCGFLDISYIGQLTQLTKFEITTEHQINVLLPELVNIINCIKYRSISITFIEGTIEFEKTQRKLGVSLNPYDIDASEYSDLANVSGLKGLHIMALCHKNGSLLKLLRRLERMTLQDLHLTGKSFDGMKLPEHIGEDLYFRINPQEIFQISTIKSLRSLNCVFDNLYNIFILDQLPHLESLTIKVTHFLEKAEIEALKMLFLYLATKPKQTLYHLEISGLTIDLYLSNEIAKIQSLQKLSCKFLNSQSIEPLYELNQLEDLEIQLTNDFNSTSQGILKILSSTDSTRFKISTVNGSITYNSQLKEIVLTLIRNADAAAFAALGDWEIYFNLFIVGECKLGSLHSLLEKLSKRENHKLKQLYIEDIPINYEETLLVSKIKSLEKIGLSFSDSRSFEVLHRLTSLKLIRSKDSKFPIQILSFLNSCESEIIIEQTNREIIYNKTQGKLILKNTSTDGEVHNANDYACLGQLDNLKTLRIAGENKCRSLQKLLGIIAIYANLTELILEKINLKEFTIVDVNDVENVQPTTITPVELMEIVKMNSLKTLKCGFLKNENIAFLSQLENLNQLTITTHQTGSLQKLFEKIALQPSSALEFLSIEKNGLTLKELQPLAHIKSLKRLELCSISTGNQYGLPTFAHLNELFIRSHQGGTLFMEPELNFDSALESIIILGSPLEVQDVAALALYKSLRKLQINVEQFETIDLLSSFCKLEELNIRLIGNEPQSNISIPPKYPQNLRKLIIKNRTILGADIQNIMEISNLQSLDCIIDAETCEQLALFEKLEELIITISKNGSLAGLLQALTQKTPSILKHLTINNKLLDLGEVAKLKCISSLTSIHCGLLEDASFYDLQHLNNLKILTITSHHDFRNISNAFLEILKYCTSLDSIDLIDCVGEINTRFICKAAWVLENVRDPTTQKPLELRTIAFRNFDKELFDGERYLNISHYRTQENVT, via the exons ATGAAAGAGATTGATGCCAATGTATATGTAGCCTTGGCAATGCTACCAAAACTTAATCACCTAAGAATTCGAGGCCAGCATGAAGTTGGTTCTTTGAGGCATCTCTTTAAAAACTTTGCAAACAATTCTTGTGGTAATTTACGTAACCTAGTCATGGACGAGGCCCATATGAATCCTGAAGAGACACTGGCCTTATCTGGAATTGAATCATTACGCCAGTTGAAGTGCGGCTTTCTCGATATTTCCTATATTGGCCAATTGACACAACTTACAAAATTCGAAATAACGACAGAACATCAAATTAATGTTCTGTTGCCTGAACTTGTCAATATCATAAATTGTATCAAGTATCGCTCCATATCAATCACATTTATAGAAGGTACAATTGAATTTGAGAAAACACAAAGGAAACTTGGAGTGTCGTTAAATCCATATGACATTGATGCCTCCGAGTACAGTGATCTGGCTAATGTATCAGGTTTGAAGGGTCTTCATATTATGGCTCTTTGTCATAAAAATGGCTCtttattgaaattgttaaGAAGATTGGAAAGGATGACTCTTCAAGATTTGCATCTAACGGGTAAAAGTTTTGATGGAATGAAGCTGCCCGAGCATATAGGAGAAGACCTATATTTCCGAATAAATCCACAAGagatttttcaaatttcaacaATTAAATCTCTTCGTAGCTTGAACTGTGTTTTTGATAATCTGTATAACATCTTCATTTTGGATCAATTGCCACATTTGGAGAGTTTGACCATAAAGGTGACACACTTTTTGGAAAAAGCTGAGATAGAGGCATTGAAAATGTTATTCCTCTACCTAGCCACAAAACCAAAGCAAACACTTTATCATTTGGAAATATCGGGGTTAACAATAGACTTGTACCTGTCAAACGAAATAGCTAAAATTCAATCATTGCAAAAACTTAGCTGCAAGTTCTTAAACTCCCAGAGCATTGAACCTCTCTATGAACTCAATCAACTTGAGGATCTGGAAATCCAATTAACAAATGACTTTAATAGTACATCTCAGGGAATTCTTAAAATTTTATCATCAACCGATTCTACACGTTTTAAAATTAGCACAGTAAACGGCTCCATAACTTACAATAGCCAATTGAAAGAAATTGTTCTAACGTTGATTCGAAACGCGGATGCAGCAGCCTTCGCTGCTTTGGGAGATTGGGAAATCTACTTTAACCTTTTCATAGTTGGAGAGTGTAAATTGGGTTCGTTGCACTCATTACTTGAAAAACTTTCCAAAAGAGAAAACCACAAGCTCAAGCAATTGTATATTGAGGATATTCCAATCAATTATGAAGAAACACTGCTTGTCAGCAAGATAAAAAGCTTGGAGAAAATTGGCTTATCATTCTCAGATTCCAGAAGTTTTGAAGTCTTACATCGTCTCACCTCTTTAAAATTAATCAGATCAAAAGATAGCAAATTTCCTATCCAGATATTGAGCTTTCTTAACAGTTGTGAGAGTGAGATTATCATAGAGCAAACAAATCGTGAAATAATCTATAACAAAACTCAAGGAAAGCTAATTCTAAAAAACACTTCCACCGATGGTGAAGTTCATAATGCTAACGATTATGCTTGCCTAGGACAATTGGACAATTTGAAGACTCTTCGTATAGCTGGCGAAAATAAATGTCGTTCCTTGCAAAAATTACTCGGCATTATTGCAATATATGCCAACCTTACTGAATTGATATTAGAAAAAATAAACCTCAAAGAATTTACAATAGTTGATGTAAATGATGTTGAAAATGTTCAACCTACTACAATAACTCCAGTGGAGCTGATGGAGATCGTCAAAATGAATTCATTAAAAACACTGAAATGTGGATTTctcaaaaacgaaaatattgcATTTTTATCGCAACTAGAGAATCTTAATCAACTGACTATAACAACACATCAAACTGGATCCTtacaaaaactttttgaaaaaattgctCTGCAACCCTCATCAGCACTTGAATTTCTAAGTATAGAGAAAAACGGTCTTACCCTTAAAGAGTTGCAACCACTTGCCCATATAAAGTCATTAAAACGACTGGAACTTTGTTCAATTAGCACAGGAAACCAGTACGGGTTACCAACGTTCGCTCATCTTAACGAACTCTTTATAAGATCACATCAGGGGGGAACACTTTTTATGGAACCAGAATTAAATTTCGATTCCGCTTTAGAGAGCATCATTATACTGGGAAGCCCTTTGGAGGTTCAAGATGTTGCCGCACTGGCACTTTATAAATCATTAAGAAAACTCCAAATCAATGTCGAACAATTTGAGACAATCGATCTGTTGTCCTCATTCTGCAAACTGGAGGAACTCAATATACGACTAATTGGAAATGAGCCACAATCCAATATATCAATACCACCAAAATATCCGCAAAATCTTCGAAAATTGATTATAAAAAATCGAACAATTTTAGGAGCAgatattcaaaatattatGGAAATTTCAAATCTCCAGTCTTTGGATTGTATTATTGATGCCGAAACATGTGAACAATTGGCCCTATTTGAAAAGCTTGAGGAACTCATTATAACAATCTCGAAAAACGGATCCTTGGCAGGACTGCTGCAGGCATTAACACAGAAAACTCCATCAATACTCAAACATTTGACcataaataacaaattattGGATTTGGGCGAAGTAGCAAAACTCAAATGTATAAGTTCATTGACATCAATTCATTGTGGGCTTTTAGAAGATGCTTCTTTTTATGATCTACAACATCTTAATAATCTCAAAATATTGACAATAACATCACACCATGATTTTAGAAATATTTCTAACGCGTTTTTAGAAATCTTAAAATATTGCACTAGTCTAGACTCCATCGACTTGATTGATTGTGTAGGAGAAATTAACACAAGATTTATCTGCAAGGCCGCATGGGTGCTAGAAAATGTCAGAGATCCGACTACCCAAAAGCCCTTGGAATTACGTACGATTGCCTTTCGGAATTTTGACAAGGAACTG TTTGACGGCGAAAGATATCTAAATATATCACATTATAGGACACAAGAGAATGTTACTTAA
- the LOC6650958 gene encoding phenoloxidase-activating factor 2: MRSRNQFFIVTLSALFAIFNVECAPQAGSIADKNIKDIFNTNPSVPTPSGGIGKIVQPDTGGPSIIGSISGKSNNCQCVVYYMCDPSTNSVTEPETFDGFGEIDIRFGNDDPVCELSVEKCCALNRTLTEVLNPKPLEQRPNRPTGCGIRNVNGLDFTLGSTTDDKSGFGEFPWTIALLRSGNATYFCAGSLIHPQVVMTAVHCVIGQQPGSFVARAGEWDSQTTKERLPYQEQSVQRIITHPNYKSRNVANDFALLILSQPFILGDHINVVCLPQQNASPAPGTSCFSSGWGKDVFGASGKYSAIMKRVPLPVVDFDTCQHQFRGTRLGPKFALDRSFMCAGGQRGVDTCQGDGGAPLACPIGIPSENRYQLSGMVAWGIGCNDDVPAAYANVALARSWIDDRLLENGLAISDYAV; the protein is encoded by the coding sequence ATGAGATCGAGAAACCAGTTTTTTATAGTCACTTTGAGTGCACTTTTCGCCATTTTCAATGTTGAATGTGCCCCTCAAGCTGGCTCGATTGCggataagaatataaaagataTATTTAACACTAATCCCAGTGTACCAACGCCCAGTGGTGGAATAGGTAAAATAGTACAACCCGATACAGGAGGACCAAGTATAATTGGTTCGATTAGTGGCAAATCGAATAACTGCCAATGTGTCGTGTACTATATGTGCGATCCATCGACAAATAGTGTTACGGAACCGGAAACATTTGATGGCTTTGGCGAAATAGATATACGTTTTGGCAACGATGATCCAGTTTGCGAACTCTCAGTGGAGAAGTGCTGTGCTCTGAATAGGACTCTAACTGAGGTACTCAATCCCAAGCCATTGGAACAACGTCCCAATCGGCCAACTGGCTGTGGCATTCGTAATGTGAATGGTTTGGACTTTACACTTGGATCGACCACAGATGATAAATCTGGATTTGGCGAGTTCCCATGGACCATTGCCCTGTTGAGATCAGGAAATGCCACCTATTTCTGTGCTGGTTCCCTCATACATCCCCAGGTGGTCATGACCGCGGTGCACTGTGTCATTGGCCAGCAACCAGGAAGCTTTGTGGCTCGTGCCGGTGAATGGGATTCGCAGACAACAAAAGAGCGTCTGCCCTACCAGGAGCAATCTGTGCAGCGCATCATTACGCATCCAAACTACAAGAGCAGGAATGTGGCCAACGACTTTGCTCTGTTGATTCTCAGCCAGCCATTCATCTTGGGCGATCACATCAATGTGGTCTGTTTGCCTCAGCAAAACGCAAGTCCAGCACCGGGCACATCGTGCTTCTCATCGGGTTGGGGCAAGGATGTGTTTGGCGCATCGGGAAAATACAGTGCAATCATGAAACGTGTACCGTTGCCTGTTGTTGATTTCGATACCTGTCAACATCAATTCCGTGGCACTCGTCTAGGACCGAAATTCGCTCTGGATCGGTCGTTCATGTGTGCGGGTGGACAGCGTGGCGTGGATACCTGCCAGGGTGATGGCGGTGCTCCACTTGCTTGTCCCATCGGTATTCCGTCCGAGAATCGATATCAACTAAGCGGCATGGTGGCTTGGGGTATCGGTTGCAATGATGATGTACCCGCAGCCTATGCCAATGTGGCTTTGGCTCGCAGTTGGATCGATGATCGATTGCTAGAAAATGGTCTCGCCATATCTGACTATGCGGTTTAA